In one Columba livia isolate bColLiv1 breed racing homer chromosome 23, bColLiv1.pat.W.v2, whole genome shotgun sequence genomic region, the following are encoded:
- the MEIOC gene encoding meiosis-specific coiled-coil domain-containing protein MEIOC isoform X2, which produces MAAPGAAAPRPLRGKSFYLDLPAGRSARELAEAIGRLGGVTESFLSKEVSYVVSSNKEAKRDKAGTRTEKQSNVTSEAAKTRSPTPSTSKVNHSRPQQKPPDTALISRGKELLQKAMKKQDAGGGSGILASARLWGVQILHVDQMLSYTRQLLRAVSGARKRCQKTEAKCPESGWKAHKAGKLKPPFLKIEDESRQFRPFHHQFKTFPDLNFQAPKSSSPFEPPKSLSNSCRTRAAEGCPTRSEGEKSPRSTPVTVPKKKRGFCECCQETFEELHQHLQSPQHRRFALDDSQYAPVDRVIAQLTNGFVEPSDKVPRSCLADEHLVPQAQGTGGIEMLGKEKWQPEHGAVEPFIGTERDHGLKTEGRCPRLPGDGVGDPSAGAGLWGHAVGLPRGVCGAVDEAVVGDTDLGLPPQRCESPSLGQEPSASSSQSDKQQTLGSIGPPLPACRKRQLSRPSSHREKKKPRLELGGGLYPDRHPSPADGATDTRGVGQTSEPGWPAVGAGGGSPSTELCNGACSSLGLEPSPRGSPEEPAPVSAGSAVAADAVSERGWIGANASSQRKQLGGENENTPQNENSPDPGSTVSQTSCPTGQLPSPEPPVAGGRCCCSLCVRAAEKTAPGVADLAGHSAECPGLPPRNARADLSSSSSSESDWDVQLLSTLTGVRDSRMQPVDRDLLQRTHVNVRDSGYESQLCSVLKQKSELAWAGKEDKNCRNCCTETKGASFPIFETFLGSWTS; this is translated from the exons ATGGCGGCTCcgggcgccgccgccccccggccgCTGCGGGGAAAGTCCTTCTACCTGGACCTGCCGGCCGGGCGGAGCGCGCGGGAGCTGGCGGAGGCGATCGGGCGGCTCGGCGGG GTCACCGAAAGCTTCCTAAGCAAAGAAGTCAGTTATGTGGTTTCCAGCAACAAAGAAGCGAAACGAGACAAAGCTGGGACTCGGACTGAAAAGCAGAGTAACGTAACTTCAGAAGCTGCAAAAACAAGGAGCCCAACGCCTTCCACCTCCAAAGTGAACCATTCCAGACCTCAGCAGAAGCCACCAGACACC gctctgatcagcagggggaaggagctgctgcagaaggcCATGAAGAAGCAG GAcgccggcggcggcagcggcatCCTCGCCAGCGCTCGCCTGTGGGGCGTCCAGATCCTGCACGTGGACC AGATGTTGTCCTACACTCGACAGCTGCTTCGTGCCGTCTCAGGAGCGAGGAAGCGGTGCCAGAAGACGGAG GCAAAATGCCCTGAATCCGGATGGAAAGCTCACAAAG CAGGAAAACTGAAGCCCCCATTTCTGAAGATTGAAGACGAGAGCAG GCAATTCCGACCCTTCCATCACCAGTTCAAAACCTTTCCTGACCTGAACTTCCAGGCACCCAAAAGCTCCAGCCCATTCGAGCCTCCAAAAAGCCTCTCGAATTCTTGCAGAACCAG GGCCGCCGAGGGCTGCCCGACGCGCAGCGAGGGGGAGAAGAGCCCCCGATCCACACCGGTCACTGTGCCCAAGAAAAAGAGGGGATTTTGTGAGTGCTGCCAAGAGACCTTTGAAGAGCTGCACCAG CACCTTCAGAGCCCCCAGCACAGGCGGTTTGCGCTGGACGACTCGCAGTACGCCCCTGTGGATCGAGTCATCGCGCAGCTCACCAACGGCTTTGTGGAGCCGTCGGACAA GGTGCCGCGCTCCTGCCTGGCAGATGAACACTTAGTGCCTCAAGCACAAGGTACTGGCGGAATTGAGatgctgggaaaggaaaagtggCAGCCTGAGCACGGTGCTGTGGAACCGTTCATTGGTACGGAGCGTGATCACGGCCTGAAGACCGAGGGACGCTGCCCTCGCCTGCCTGGGGATGGGGTCGGTGATCCCAGCGCAGGAGCGGGGCTGTGGGGCCACGCTgtggggctgcccaggggggtctGTGGCGCTGTGGATGAGGCTGTGGTGGGGGACACAGATCTAGGCTTGCCTCCCCAACGATGCGAGTCCCCCAGCCTGGGTCAGGAGCCAAGTGCTTCTTCATCTCAATCTGATAAGCAGCAAACACTGGGGTCTATCGGCCCTCCCCTGCCCGCCTGCAGGAAACGCCAGCTCTCCAGGCCGAGCAGCCATAGGGAAAAGAAGAAGCCCAGGCTGGAGTTGGGGGGCGGCCTCTATCCAGATCGGCACCCGAGCCCAGCGGACGGTGCGACGGACACACGGGGTGTGGGACAGACGTCTGAGCCCGGCTGGCCCGCTGTGGGGGCTGGCGGCGGGTCCCCGAGCACCGAGCTCTGCAACGGGGCTTGTAGCTCCCTGGGCTTGGAGCCGAGCCCGCGCGGGAGCCCTGAGGAGCCTGCACCCGTGTCTGCGGGTTCTGCCGTGGCAGCGGACGCTGTCAGCGAGCGTGGCTGGATCGGAGCAAACGCGAGTTCCCAAAGGAAGCAGCTGGGAGGAGAGAATGAAAACACACCCCAAAATGAGAATAGTCCTGACCCGGGGAGCACAGTGAGCCAGACCAGCTGTCCTACTGGCCAGCTGCCCTCTCCAGAACCGCCTGTGGCTGGAGGCAGATGTTGCTGCTCGCTCTGTgtcagagcagcagaaaaaacagcacCCGGAGTAGCCGACCTCGCAGGACACAGCGCAGAGTGCCCCGGGCTCCCACCCCGTAACGCCCGCGCTGatctcagctccagcagcagctcggAGTCGGACTGGGACGTCCAGCTGCTCTCCACGCTCACGGGTGTCCGGGACAGCAGGATGCAGCCTGTGGACAGGGATTTGCTCCAGAGGACTCATGTCAACGTGAGGGACAGCGGGTATGAGTCCCAGCTCTGCTCGGTTCTAAAGCAGAAATCGGAGCTTGCCTGGGCaggcaaagaggacaagaaCTGCCGCAACTGCTGCACGGAAACCAAAGGAGCCTCTTTCCCCATATTTGAGACCTTTCTTGGCAGCTGGACTAGTTAA
- the MEIOC gene encoding meiosis-specific coiled-coil domain-containing protein MEIOC isoform X3 — translation MAAPGAAAPRPLRGKSFYLDLPAGRSARELAEAIGRLGGVTESFLSKEVSYVVSSNKEAKRDKAGTRTEKQSNVTSEAAKTRSPTPSTSKVNHSRPQQKPPDTALISRGKELLQKAMKKQDAGGGSGILASARLWGVQILHVDQMLSYTRQLLRAVSGARKRCQKTEAKCPESGWKAHKGKLKPPFLKIEDESRQFRPFHHQFKTFPDLNFQAPKSSSPFEPPKSLSNSCRTRAAEGCPTRSEGEKSPRSTPVTVPKKKRGFCECCQETFEELHQHLQSPQHRRFALDDSQYAPVDRVIAQLTNGFVEPSDKVPRSCLADEHLVPQAQGTGGIEMLGKEKWQPEHGAVEPFIGTERDHGLKTEGRCPRLPGDGVGDPSAGAGLWGHAVGLPRGVCGAVDEAVVGDTDLGLPPQRCESPSLGQEPSASSSQSDKQQTLGSIGPPLPACRKRQLSRPSSHREKKKPRLELGGGLYPDRHPSPADGATDTRGVGQTSEPGWPAVGAGGGSPSTELCNGACSSLGLEPSPRGSPEEPAPVSAGSAVAADAVSERGWIGANASSQRKQLGGENENTPQNENSPDPGSTVSQTSCPTGQLPSPEPPVAGGRCCCSLCVRAAEKTAPGVADLAGHSAECPGLPPRNARADLSSSSSSESDWDVQLLSTLTGVRDSRMQPVDRDLLQRTHVNVRDSGYESQLCSVLKQKSELAWAGKEDKNCRNCCTETKGASFPIFETFLGSWTS, via the exons ATGGCGGCTCcgggcgccgccgccccccggccgCTGCGGGGAAAGTCCTTCTACCTGGACCTGCCGGCCGGGCGGAGCGCGCGGGAGCTGGCGGAGGCGATCGGGCGGCTCGGCGGG GTCACCGAAAGCTTCCTAAGCAAAGAAGTCAGTTATGTGGTTTCCAGCAACAAAGAAGCGAAACGAGACAAAGCTGGGACTCGGACTGAAAAGCAGAGTAACGTAACTTCAGAAGCTGCAAAAACAAGGAGCCCAACGCCTTCCACCTCCAAAGTGAACCATTCCAGACCTCAGCAGAAGCCACCAGACACC gctctgatcagcagggggaaggagctgctgcagaaggcCATGAAGAAGCAG GAcgccggcggcggcagcggcatCCTCGCCAGCGCTCGCCTGTGGGGCGTCCAGATCCTGCACGTGGACC AGATGTTGTCCTACACTCGACAGCTGCTTCGTGCCGTCTCAGGAGCGAGGAAGCGGTGCCAGAAGACGGAG GCAAAATGCCCTGAATCCGGATGGAAAGCTCACAAAG GAAAACTGAAGCCCCCATTTCTGAAGATTGAAGACGAGAGCAG GCAATTCCGACCCTTCCATCACCAGTTCAAAACCTTTCCTGACCTGAACTTCCAGGCACCCAAAAGCTCCAGCCCATTCGAGCCTCCAAAAAGCCTCTCGAATTCTTGCAGAACCAG GGCCGCCGAGGGCTGCCCGACGCGCAGCGAGGGGGAGAAGAGCCCCCGATCCACACCGGTCACTGTGCCCAAGAAAAAGAGGGGATTTTGTGAGTGCTGCCAAGAGACCTTTGAAGAGCTGCACCAG CACCTTCAGAGCCCCCAGCACAGGCGGTTTGCGCTGGACGACTCGCAGTACGCCCCTGTGGATCGAGTCATCGCGCAGCTCACCAACGGCTTTGTGGAGCCGTCGGACAA GGTGCCGCGCTCCTGCCTGGCAGATGAACACTTAGTGCCTCAAGCACAAGGTACTGGCGGAATTGAGatgctgggaaaggaaaagtggCAGCCTGAGCACGGTGCTGTGGAACCGTTCATTGGTACGGAGCGTGATCACGGCCTGAAGACCGAGGGACGCTGCCCTCGCCTGCCTGGGGATGGGGTCGGTGATCCCAGCGCAGGAGCGGGGCTGTGGGGCCACGCTgtggggctgcccaggggggtctGTGGCGCTGTGGATGAGGCTGTGGTGGGGGACACAGATCTAGGCTTGCCTCCCCAACGATGCGAGTCCCCCAGCCTGGGTCAGGAGCCAAGTGCTTCTTCATCTCAATCTGATAAGCAGCAAACACTGGGGTCTATCGGCCCTCCCCTGCCCGCCTGCAGGAAACGCCAGCTCTCCAGGCCGAGCAGCCATAGGGAAAAGAAGAAGCCCAGGCTGGAGTTGGGGGGCGGCCTCTATCCAGATCGGCACCCGAGCCCAGCGGACGGTGCGACGGACACACGGGGTGTGGGACAGACGTCTGAGCCCGGCTGGCCCGCTGTGGGGGCTGGCGGCGGGTCCCCGAGCACCGAGCTCTGCAACGGGGCTTGTAGCTCCCTGGGCTTGGAGCCGAGCCCGCGCGGGAGCCCTGAGGAGCCTGCACCCGTGTCTGCGGGTTCTGCCGTGGCAGCGGACGCTGTCAGCGAGCGTGGCTGGATCGGAGCAAACGCGAGTTCCCAAAGGAAGCAGCTGGGAGGAGAGAATGAAAACACACCCCAAAATGAGAATAGTCCTGACCCGGGGAGCACAGTGAGCCAGACCAGCTGTCCTACTGGCCAGCTGCCCTCTCCAGAACCGCCTGTGGCTGGAGGCAGATGTTGCTGCTCGCTCTGTgtcagagcagcagaaaaaacagcacCCGGAGTAGCCGACCTCGCAGGACACAGCGCAGAGTGCCCCGGGCTCCCACCCCGTAACGCCCGCGCTGatctcagctccagcagcagctcggAGTCGGACTGGGACGTCCAGCTGCTCTCCACGCTCACGGGTGTCCGGGACAGCAGGATGCAGCCTGTGGACAGGGATTTGCTCCAGAGGACTCATGTCAACGTGAGGGACAGCGGGTATGAGTCCCAGCTCTGCTCGGTTCTAAAGCAGAAATCGGAGCTTGCCTGGGCaggcaaagaggacaagaaCTGCCGCAACTGCTGCACGGAAACCAAAGGAGCCTCTTTCCCCATATTTGAGACCTTTCTTGGCAGCTGGACTAGTTAA